From the genome of Prevotella herbatica, one region includes:
- a CDS encoding carboxylesterase family protein: MKKTIYILLLMLVSLNASAYDFLRPVKNQIPGGYNFWVYTPQDYFYSLETTPVVIFLHGASLCGHNLNRVRRYGPLDAIVKGREIDAITIVPQNPGGAWSPKKIMQVLDWVKANYKCDSTRVYVLGMSLGGYGTMDVCATYPDRIAAGMALCGGTSLHDVSGLGKLPFWIIHGTADRAVSIKQSEVVVDKLQNSGNDTRLRYNWLQGANHGTPARIFYLKKTYDWLFSHSLVDKDRPVNKDISIDLSDIHKAYSDIHSGIPNPEIIDGPSITKGNEY, encoded by the coding sequence ATGAAAAAAACAATATATATATTGTTGCTGATGCTTGTTTCATTAAACGCTTCAGCCTATGATTTCCTGCGTCCGGTGAAGAACCAGATACCAGGAGGATATAACTTTTGGGTATATACTCCGCAGGATTATTTTTATTCATTGGAGACTACTCCTGTCGTGATATTTCTTCATGGTGCAAGTTTGTGTGGCCATAATCTAAATAGGGTAAGACGCTATGGACCTCTGGATGCTATTGTAAAAGGTCGTGAAATAGATGCCATTACTATTGTTCCGCAAAACCCTGGTGGGGCATGGAGCCCAAAAAAGATTATGCAGGTGCTTGATTGGGTAAAAGCAAACTATAAATGTGATTCTACAAGAGTTTATGTGCTAGGTATGAGTCTTGGCGGTTATGGGACAATGGATGTATGTGCAACATATCCTGACCGTATAGCTGCAGGAATGGCTCTTTGTGGCGGAACTTCACTTCATGATGTAAGCGGATTAGGCAAATTGCCATTTTGGATTATTCATGGAACAGCGGATAGGGCAGTGTCTATTAAGCAGTCAGAAGTTGTCGTGGATAAATTGCAGAATTCAGGAAATGATACTCGTTTGAGATATAATTGGCTTCAAGGAGCTAATCATGGTACTCCTGCTCGTATATTTTATCTTAAAAAGACATACGATTGGTTGTTCTCTCACAGTTTGGTTGATAAGGATCGACCTGTAAACAAAGATATTTCAATAGATCTTTCAGATATACATAAAGCTTATAGTGATATCCATTCTGGAATTCCTAATCCCGAAATTATTGATGGCCCAAGCATCACTAAGGGAAATGAATACTAA
- the pnp gene encoding polyribonucleotide nucleotidyltransferase, which translates to MNVITKTVQLPDGRTISIETGKVAKQADGAAVIRMGNTVLLATVCAAKDAVPGTDFMPLQVDYREQYSAAGRFPGGFTKREGKASDNEILTSRLVDRVLRPLFPSNYHAEVYVQVMLLSADGVDQPDALAGFAASAAMACSDIPFDYAISEVRVARVNGEYVINPTFQQMADADMDLMVGATTDNIMMVEGEMKEVSEQDLIDALKAAADAIKPMCLIQTELSKELGTDVKREYEDEINDEELRDQIKKELYTPVYDVNKQALEKHARMDAFDKILADFLEAYDAAHTDLSADDLEEKHAEAHRYYDDVMRDAMRRCILDEGMRLDGRKTTDIRPIWCEVDALPMPHGSAIFQRGETMSLSTCTLGTKLDEKMVDDVLGKSYMRFLLHYNFPPFSTGEAKAQRGVGRREIGHGHLAWRGLKGQIPENYPYTVRLVSQILESNGSSSMASVCAGTLALMDAGVPIKKPVSGIAMGLIKNPGEDKYAILSDILGDEDHLGDMDFKTTGTKDGLTATQMDIKCDGLSFEILEQALMQAKAGREHILDKMLETMSEPRAELKPQVPRIETLDIPKEFIGAIIGPGGKIIQQMQEETGATITIDEADGKGHIQISAPNKDSIDAAMNKIKSIVAVPEVGEVYEGTVRSIMPYGCFVEILPGKDGLLHISEIDWKRLETVEEAGIHEGDKIKVKLMEIDPKTGKYKISRRALLEKPEGYVERERRPRPDRNDRGERGEYRPRREGDFRPRRDDDRHDNYNRRPRHDDDRYEGGGRRFEHKDNVEENNGSNENNEHNAE; encoded by the coding sequence ATGAACGTTATTACAAAAACAGTTCAATTGCCAGATGGAAGAACCATCTCAATTGAGACCGGAAAGGTTGCAAAACAGGCTGATGGCGCTGCGGTTATACGCATGGGCAACACTGTACTTCTAGCAACTGTTTGTGCAGCAAAGGATGCGGTTCCGGGAACAGATTTTATGCCTTTGCAGGTGGATTATCGTGAGCAGTATAGTGCTGCAGGTCGTTTCCCTGGAGGATTCACAAAACGCGAAGGTAAAGCAAGTGACAATGAGATTTTAACCTCAAGATTGGTGGATCGTGTACTTCGTCCACTTTTCCCTTCTAATTACCATGCTGAAGTTTATGTTCAGGTTATGTTGCTTTCTGCAGACGGCGTAGATCAGCCTGATGCATTGGCAGGTTTTGCAGCTTCTGCAGCCATGGCTTGTTCAGACATTCCTTTTGATTACGCTATTTCAGAGGTTCGCGTAGCTCGTGTAAACGGTGAATACGTGATTAACCCAACATTCCAGCAGATGGCTGATGCTGACATGGACCTTATGGTCGGTGCAACAACAGACAATATCATGATGGTTGAAGGTGAAATGAAAGAGGTTTCAGAGCAGGATCTTATTGATGCATTGAAGGCTGCAGCAGATGCTATTAAGCCAATGTGCCTAATTCAAACAGAACTTTCTAAGGAACTTGGTACTGACGTAAAGCGTGAGTACGAGGATGAAATAAATGATGAAGAACTCCGCGATCAGATTAAGAAGGAACTCTATACTCCTGTTTACGACGTAAACAAGCAGGCTCTTGAGAAGCATGCACGTATGGATGCTTTCGACAAGATTCTCGCAGACTTCCTTGAAGCTTACGATGCAGCTCATACAGATCTTTCAGCTGATGATTTGGAAGAGAAGCATGCTGAGGCTCATCGTTATTATGACGATGTTATGCGTGACGCAATGCGCCGTTGTATCCTTGATGAAGGTATGCGTCTCGATGGTCGTAAGACTACAGACATCCGTCCTATCTGGTGCGAGGTTGATGCATTGCCAATGCCTCACGGAAGTGCAATCTTCCAGCGTGGTGAGACAATGTCTCTTTCTACATGTACTCTTGGTACAAAGCTTGATGAAAAGATGGTTGACGATGTACTCGGAAAGAGTTACATGCGTTTCCTTCTTCACTATAACTTCCCTCCATTCTCAACAGGTGAGGCTAAGGCTCAGCGCGGTGTAGGCCGTAGAGAGATTGGTCACGGTCACTTGGCATGGCGTGGTTTGAAGGGTCAGATTCCTGAGAATTATCCTTATACAGTTCGTCTTGTAAGTCAGATTCTTGAATCTAACGGTTCTTCTTCTATGGCTAGTGTTTGTGCAGGAACTCTTGCACTTATGGATGCTGGTGTTCCTATCAAGAAGCCAGTAAGTGGTATCGCAATGGGATTGATTAAGAATCCAGGCGAAGATAAATATGCTATTTTGAGTGATATCCTTGGTGATGAAGACCACCTTGGTGATATGGACTTCAAGACAACAGGTACAAAAGACGGTCTTACTGCTACACAGATGGATATCAAGTGTGACGGTTTGAGCTTCGAAATACTTGAGCAGGCTCTTATGCAGGCTAAGGCTGGACGTGAGCACATCTTGGACAAGATGCTTGAGACTATGTCTGAACCACGTGCTGAATTGAAGCCACAGGTTCCACGTATTGAGACTCTTGATATTCCTAAGGAATTCATCGGAGCTATCATCGGCCCTGGTGGAAAGATTATCCAGCAGATGCAGGAAGAAACCGGTGCTACAATCACTATTGATGAGGCTGACGGTAAGGGACATATCCAGATTTCAGCTCCTAACAAGGACAGCATTGATGCAGCTATGAACAAGATCAAGTCTATCGTTGCAGTTCCTGAAGTTGGTGAGGTTTACGAGGGAACAGTTCGCAGCATCATGCCTTATGGTTGCTTCGTAGAGATTCTTCCTGGTAAGGATGGTTTACTTCATATCAGTGAGATTGACTGGAAACGTCTTGAAACTGTTGAAGAGGCTGGTATCCATGAAGGCGACAAGATTAAGGTTAAGTTGATGGAGATTGATCCTAAGACTGGTAAATACAAGATCTCTCGTCGTGCATTGCTAGAGAAGCCAGAAGGTTATGTAGAGCGTGAGCGTCGCCCACGTCCTGATCGTAACGACCGTGGTGAGCGTGGTGAGTATCGTCCACGTCGCGAGGGTGATTTCCGCCCACGTCGTGATGATGACCGTCATGATAATTACAACCGTCGTCCACGTCATGATGATGATCGCTACGAAGGTGGTGGCCGTCGTTTCGAGCACAAAGATAACGTTGAGGAAAACAACGGAAGTAACGAAAATAATGAGCACAATGCAGAGTAA
- a CDS encoding alpha-galactosidase: MKFKLLLALLFMGSAAASAEQVVVQTHSISMVLNVEKGAQPQYVYFGSRLNAADLKNLSVPSGGRMAAYPAYGMNCPAEAALAMRHSDGNMSTVLVATGVSYKQDGNATITIIHLKDPVYNIKVNMYYRAYNDVDMIEAWTDVKNEEKGTVTLTEFESAMLPIRRGDVWISHLYGSWANESQVSEEPLAPGEMVISNKDGVRNSHTSHGEVMFSLDGKARENEGNVIGAAICYSGNYELKTVTDDTDYHYFFAGINPDNSEYHLAKGETFTTPVLALTFSKEGLSGASRNFHKWGREYKLMHGNKVRDILLNSWEGVYFDINQKGMDQMMADIASMGGELFVMDDGWFGDKYPRKTDNSSLGDWVVDKNKLPDGIDGLLRDAKKHGVKFGLWIEPEMANTVSELYEKHPDWIIKAPNRDAVLGRGGTQVVLDLANPKVQNFVFSIVDNLMKKYPALAYIKWDANMPIMNHGSQYLPMNNQSHLYIEYHRGFENVCKRIRAKYPDLVIQACASGGGRANWGVLPWFDEFWTSDDTDALQRVYMQWGTSYFFPAIAMACHISAAPNHQTQRVIPLKYRIDVAMSGRLGMEIQPKNMTEEEKALCRQAIKEYKEIRPIVQLGNIYRLQSPFEKKGVASLMYVDDAKQKAVFYWWKTETFINQHLPLIKMAGLDANKMYKVHELNRIDNKPLDCEGKSYSGEYLMSHGLEMPYNHSVDWGKQTAWSSRVLELSAE, translated from the coding sequence ATGAAATTTAAACTATTATTAGCATTACTATTTATGGGGTCTGCCGCTGCATCTGCAGAGCAGGTTGTGGTACAGACTCATAGCATCTCAATGGTGCTGAATGTGGAAAAAGGGGCACAGCCTCAGTATGTTTATTTCGGAAGCAGATTAAATGCCGCAGACCTTAAGAATCTATCAGTTCCCAGTGGAGGAAGAATGGCTGCATATCCAGCCTATGGAATGAACTGTCCGGCAGAAGCTGCATTGGCAATGCGCCACAGTGACGGAAACATGTCTACAGTTCTTGTTGCTACAGGCGTGTCATATAAGCAAGACGGGAACGCAACTATTACTATAATACACCTTAAAGATCCTGTATATAATATAAAGGTAAATATGTATTACCGTGCTTATAACGATGTAGATATGATAGAGGCATGGACAGACGTGAAGAATGAGGAAAAAGGAACTGTTACTCTAACCGAATTTGAATCAGCAATGTTGCCTATACGTCGTGGAGATGTTTGGATAAGTCATCTGTATGGTTCATGGGCTAATGAGTCTCAGGTATCAGAAGAACCGCTGGCACCAGGAGAAATGGTTATCAGTAACAAAGACGGAGTTCGGAATAGCCACACCTCGCATGGTGAGGTGATGTTCTCTCTTGATGGTAAGGCTCGTGAAAATGAGGGTAATGTCATCGGTGCAGCAATATGCTATAGTGGAAATTATGAACTAAAGACGGTCACAGATGATACCGACTATCATTATTTCTTTGCTGGCATAAATCCCGACAACTCGGAATATCATCTTGCAAAGGGGGAGACATTTACAACCCCAGTTCTTGCGCTTACGTTTTCAAAAGAAGGACTTAGCGGTGCGAGCCGTAATTTCCATAAATGGGGACGTGAATATAAATTGATGCACGGAAACAAGGTTCGCGATATACTACTGAACTCATGGGAAGGTGTTTACTTTGACATCAACCAGAAAGGAATGGACCAGATGATGGCTGATATCGCCTCTATGGGCGGAGAACTGTTTGTGATGGATGATGGATGGTTTGGTGATAAATATCCCCGTAAAACGGATAATTCAAGTCTTGGTGACTGGGTAGTTGATAAGAACAAGCTACCTGATGGCATTGACGGACTTCTTAGAGATGCAAAGAAACATGGTGTGAAATTCGGTCTATGGATTGAGCCTGAGATGGCAAACACTGTAAGTGAACTTTACGAAAAGCATCCCGACTGGATTATCAAGGCGCCTAACCGCGATGCCGTATTGGGACGAGGAGGCACGCAGGTAGTGTTGGACTTGGCTAATCCGAAGGTGCAGAATTTTGTGTTTAGTATAGTAGACAATCTGATGAAGAAATATCCAGCTCTTGCCTATATCAAATGGGATGCAAATATGCCAATAATGAATCATGGTTCCCAATATCTTCCAATGAATAATCAGAGTCATTTGTATATAGAATATCATCGTGGTTTTGAGAATGTGTGTAAGCGTATTCGTGCAAAGTACCCAGACTTAGTGATTCAGGCTTGCGCAAGCGGTGGCGGAAGAGCCAATTGGGGAGTGCTCCCATGGTTTGATGAATTCTGGACAAGTGATGATACAGATGCTTTACAGCGTGTTTATATGCAATGGGGTACTAGTTATTTCTTCCCAGCAATAGCAATGGCGTGTCATATCAGTGCTGCTCCAAATCATCAGACACAGCGTGTTATACCATTGAAATATCGTATTGACGTTGCTATGAGCGGAAGATTGGGCATGGAAATTCAGCCAAAGAATATGACTGAAGAGGAAAAGGCTCTGTGCCGTCAGGCTATCAAAGAGTATAAAGAGATACGCCCTATTGTGCAGTTAGGAAATATATACAGACTGCAAAGTCCTTTTGAGAAGAAAGGTGTAGCAAGTCTTATGTATGTTGATGATGCAAAGCAGAAGGCTGTATTCTATTGGTGGAAGACGGAGACATTTATCAATCAGCACTTGCCATTGATAAAGATGGCTGGTCTTGATGCAAACAAAATGTACAAGGTCCATGAACTTAACCGTATCGACAATAAACCTCTTGACTGTGAGGGAAAGAGCTATAGCGGTGAATATCTTATGAGTCACGGCTTGGAAATGCCTTATAACCATAGTGTGGACTGGGGAAAACAGACGGCATGGTCGAGTAGGGTGTTGGAACTTTCGGCAGAATGA
- a CDS encoding hybrid sensor histidine kinase/response regulator transcription factor: protein MKCFLILLSLLFTVNTNAQIGKLYNGDNQLSSSFVNNVFQDKDGYMWIATRNGLNRYDGYQFKILKKENKVFGLTSNYINCVYQDSQGTLFIGTNNGVQKMVNGKFEDFVLLRPNGKRIKTYITGILQLKNGDIIVSSSGYGVMKLKGKYGTPYAKIPKNTNYIVHMLEDKHGQLWLVTEDKGLLCIKGNSIKQYFLSANEKASIKDGDICEDKKGNIYVGTNGMGLWKLNNGAKQFALIKSTAKMPIKDLYIDHQGNVLLGCDGIGLYVYYPNTGQLSANPFYSNDISLPKTKIQTIVEDRNGNIWLGMMQKGVFMQPAKRRNFGYMGPKLGTFNYIGTNCVTSIIQDTRRRLWVGTDKDGLYLLDSNKKLIRHYTNVPGAILCMSEDKFGRIWIGSYQQGCGWVDGESAAYHPVDIKAGGSSSIFGMDVDKSGNIWFATMGQGLIRLNLTDYSITQYRMKEGADLNRHINSLPNDYLAKIKVSHDGTKIYVASSVGMSCLDIKSGSWLSVFGNNCPNYATFSRIVCEDHQGHIWMGTNDGLYCYNLKSRQSKMYTMQNGLPDNGIACIEQDKKGRLWIGTDHGLCCMTTEGKVISCYYANNGLQSNEFSDGASFVCKDGHTMYFGGTDGINWFDAIKTNNMSWKANVIITGIIIGNKERNTDIMGDNFNLEYEDNSFSIHLSTLTYDDPNNITYLYSINGEEWTRLQPGMNEITFSHLSPGTYKFRVKAMYNNMSSQIKEFTMHISSPWYSSTVAYILYLIIIGVIIYFIYHYQKRKEYDRMQIQEHIHAEQMGEAKLRFFMNISHDIRTPMTLIVSPLLQLIKEDDDMHRRSVYETIKRNAERILHLINQMMDLRKIDKGMLTMHMQETDMVNFIDDVYSLFSDQAKIKDIDFNFTHDSDALSLWIDRHNFDKVLVNIISNAFKFTPTGGKIDIELTHNDSEANITIRDNGEKIPEENIKRIFERFYQAQNSANDNNMGTGIGLDLARSLVELHYGDIQAHNIENGDGCEFVVTLPLGNSHLKPEEMVTEDDDNKKTDLIELSEENDLSGVEDNKMSPDKIDILNEQLSNRKRQTIVIAEDDDEIRQYLERELSGDFYVIACPNGKEALTAIMKEIPSLIISDVMMPVMDGNELCSRVKSNINTNHIPVIMLTAKSRDEDRLEGLEMGADTYIVKPFNLDILRRTIINLLHQRELLRNKFNGSESQENNLEKINVESPDNKLLNRIMSVINNNLSDPSLNVDMIAQEVGISRVHLHRKMKELTNQTPHDFIRNLRLKQAAHLLEQGYQNITEVMFACGFTNPASFSTMFKNLYGRSPREYMKN from the coding sequence ATGAAATGCTTTTTAATTTTACTATCACTACTATTTACTGTTAATACCAATGCACAGATCGGCAAACTATACAATGGGGACAACCAACTGTCAAGTAGTTTTGTCAACAATGTTTTTCAAGACAAGGACGGTTACATGTGGATTGCAACACGCAATGGTTTGAACAGATATGACGGATACCAATTCAAAATTTTGAAAAAGGAAAACAAGGTATTCGGACTAACAAGCAACTATATTAACTGTGTATACCAAGACAGCCAAGGAACATTATTCATTGGCACAAATAATGGTGTGCAGAAAATGGTTAATGGAAAATTTGAGGATTTTGTCCTACTTAGGCCAAACGGCAAAAGAATAAAAACATACATAACAGGGATTCTGCAACTTAAAAACGGTGATATCATCGTTAGTAGTTCTGGATATGGAGTAATGAAACTAAAAGGAAAATATGGAACTCCTTATGCTAAAATACCCAAAAACACGAATTATATAGTTCACATGCTGGAGGACAAACACGGTCAACTGTGGTTGGTTACAGAAGACAAGGGATTACTATGCATTAAGGGGAACAGTATAAAACAATATTTTCTTAGTGCAAACGAGAAAGCATCCATAAAAGACGGGGATATTTGCGAAGACAAAAAAGGAAACATATATGTAGGCACCAATGGAATGGGACTATGGAAATTAAACAACGGTGCAAAACAGTTTGCGCTGATAAAGTCTACTGCCAAAATGCCTATCAAAGATTTATATATTGACCATCAAGGAAATGTATTGCTTGGATGCGACGGTATCGGATTATATGTTTACTATCCTAACACTGGTCAGCTTTCAGCAAATCCATTCTATAGCAATGACATAAGTCTTCCTAAGACAAAAATACAAACTATTGTTGAAGACCGGAACGGAAATATATGGCTTGGAATGATGCAAAAGGGCGTATTCATGCAACCTGCTAAAAGACGAAATTTCGGATACATGGGTCCAAAACTTGGAACGTTCAATTATATAGGAACAAACTGCGTTACAAGTATCATTCAAGATACCCGACGCAGACTATGGGTTGGTACGGATAAAGATGGATTATATCTTCTGGATAGCAACAAAAAACTGATAAGGCACTACACAAACGTTCCTGGAGCGATTTTGTGCATGTCTGAAGATAAATTCGGACGTATCTGGATTGGCAGCTATCAGCAGGGATGCGGATGGGTTGACGGAGAATCCGCAGCATACCATCCTGTTGACATAAAAGCAGGAGGTAGTTCAAGCATATTCGGTATGGATGTTGACAAAAGTGGCAACATCTGGTTTGCTACTATGGGACAAGGACTTATAAGACTAAATCTCACCGACTATAGCATCACACAATACAGAATGAAAGAGGGTGCCGATCTTAACAGACATATTAACTCACTTCCAAACGACTATCTTGCCAAGATTAAAGTTTCACATGACGGAACGAAAATATATGTGGCTAGTTCTGTAGGAATGAGTTGTCTTGATATAAAGAGCGGTAGCTGGCTCAGTGTTTTCGGAAACAACTGTCCAAATTATGCTACTTTCTCACGCATTGTATGTGAAGATCATCAAGGACATATATGGATGGGTACAAACGATGGGCTTTACTGCTATAATCTTAAAAGCAGACAAAGTAAAATGTACACCATGCAAAATGGTCTGCCTGATAATGGAATTGCCTGTATTGAACAAGACAAGAAAGGGCGTTTGTGGATAGGAACTGACCATGGATTATGCTGTATGACAACAGAAGGAAAGGTGATAAGTTGCTACTATGCTAACAATGGTCTTCAAAGTAATGAATTCTCAGATGGAGCATCTTTCGTGTGTAAAGACGGACACACGATGTATTTCGGAGGTACTGATGGTATCAACTGGTTTGATGCAATTAAGACCAACAACATGTCGTGGAAAGCGAATGTTATTATTACAGGGATAATAATCGGCAATAAAGAAAGAAATACTGATATTATGGGCGACAATTTCAATCTGGAATATGAGGACAATTCTTTTTCTATCCACCTTTCTACGCTCACATACGATGATCCAAACAATATTACTTACCTATACAGTATAAACGGTGAAGAGTGGACTCGTCTGCAACCAGGCATGAATGAGATTACTTTCAGCCACCTTTCTCCTGGTACATATAAGTTCCGAGTAAAAGCCATGTATAACAACATGTCTTCACAAATAAAGGAATTCACTATGCACATATCTTCACCATGGTATAGTTCTACGGTTGCTTATATTCTATATTTAATCATCATCGGCGTAATAATATATTTCATATACCATTATCAAAAGCGCAAGGAATATGACCGAATGCAGATTCAGGAGCATATTCATGCAGAACAGATGGGTGAAGCTAAGTTGAGGTTTTTCATGAACATCAGCCATGATATACGCACCCCTATGACGCTTATAGTCTCACCATTGCTTCAATTAATCAAGGAAGATGATGATATGCATCGTCGAAGTGTGTATGAAACGATAAAGAGAAATGCCGAGCGCATACTTCATCTTATTAATCAGATGATGGACCTTAGAAAGATCGATAAGGGTATGCTTACTATGCACATGCAAGAGACTGATATGGTGAATTTCATAGATGATGTTTATTCATTGTTCAGCGATCAAGCAAAGATAAAAGACATTGATTTCAATTTTACCCACGATAGTGATGCCTTGTCTTTATGGATAGACAGACACAACTTCGATAAAGTATTGGTTAATATCATCTCGAATGCATTCAAGTTCACTCCTACTGGTGGAAAAATTGATATTGAACTTACGCATAACGATTCTGAAGCAAATATTACCATAAGAGACAACGGAGAAAAAATTCCGGAAGAGAATATCAAACGCATTTTTGAACGCTTTTATCAAGCTCAAAACTCCGCAAACGATAATAATATGGGCACTGGAATAGGACTTGACCTTGCCCGTTCGTTAGTAGAACTTCATTATGGTGATATTCAGGCACATAACATTGAGAATGGTGACGGTTGTGAATTTGTCGTTACGCTACCACTTGGCAATTCACATCTTAAACCAGAAGAGATGGTCACCGAAGATGATGATAACAAAAAGACTGATTTAATTGAACTGAGCGAAGAGAATGATTTGTCTGGCGTTGAAGATAATAAAATGAGCCCTGATAAGATTGACATCCTCAACGAGCAGTTATCTAACCGTAAGAGACAAACGATAGTAATAGCAGAGGATGATGACGAAATCAGACAATACCTTGAGCGCGAATTATCTGGAGATTTCTACGTAATAGCTTGTCCAAATGGTAAGGAAGCTTTAACGGCTATCATGAAAGAAATTCCTTCTCTTATTATTAGCGATGTCATGATGCCCGTCATGGACGGTAACGAACTTTGTTCACGCGTAAAGAGCAATATCAATACTAACCATATCCCTGTTATAATGCTTACTGCTAAAAGCCGTGACGAAGACCGACTTGAGGGATTGGAAATGGGTGCTGATACATATATCGTAAAGCCTTTCAATCTGGATATACTTCGACGCACGATCATAAACTTGCTACATCAACGTGAACTACTGCGTAATAAATTCAACGGATCTGAATCACAAGAGAACAACCTTGAGAAGATAAATGTTGAATCACCTGATAACAAACTTCTAAACCGCATTATGAGCGTCATAAACAATAACCTTAGCGACCCATCCTTAAATGTGGACATGATTGCTCAGGAAGTTGGAATTAGTCGTGTACACCTACATAGAAAGATGAAGGAACTAACAAATCAAACTCCTCACGACTTCATACGCAACCTAAGATTAAAACAGGCAGCACATTTATTGGAACAGGGATACCAGAATATTACTGAAGTAATGTTCGCATGCGGATTCACAAATCCAGCATCATTCTCAACAATGTTCAAAAACCTATACGGTAGGTCTCCACGTGAATATATGAAGAATTAA